The Pseudodesulfovibrio cashew genomic sequence ATGGCCATGAGCACGATGCCCACGCCGCCTACCACGGCACGCCCGATGTCCAGGGTGTTCAGGCCGAGGATAACCGGTGAGCCGAGTCCGCCCGCGCCGATGAGCGCGGCGATGACGACCATGGACAGGGCCATCATGATGGTCTGGTTGAGTCCGGCGAGGATGGTCGGCATGGCCAGCGGGATCTGAACCTTGACGAGCACCTGCCAGCGGGTGGCGCCGAAGGCCTGCGCCGCCTCCACCAGTTCGGGGTGCACCTGGCGAATGCCCAAGCCTGTAAGGCGGATGATGGGCGGCAGGGCGAAGATGATGGTGGCCAGAACGCCTGCCACGTTGCCCACGGAAAAGAGCATGACGATGGGCACGAGATAAACGAAGGCAGGGGTGGTCTGCATGGCGTCGAGCACGGGCCTGAGGCCTGCCTCGAAGCGATCGCTTCGGCCGGACAGGATGCCAAGCGGCACGCCGAACAGGGTGCAGATGACCACTGAGGACAGGACCATGGCCAAGGTGATCATGGTCTCTTCCCAGAGCCCGAGGAAGCCTACCAGGAGCATGGCGGCCAGAGAGAAGACGGCCAGTCGCTTGCCGGAAAAACGCCATGCGGCCAGGCAGACCACAGCAATGATAATGCCCGGGTGCAGGGCGTTGAGCCCGTGTTCAAAGCCGTTGAGCAACTGCTCCACCGGCCACTTGAGGGTCTGGAAAAATTCCCGGTGGTAATCCACCAGCCAGTCGACTCCAGCGGAAACCCATTGATCCAGAGGAATGATCGCTTCTTCAAACATTATTCTTCACCCCCGTCGATTTCCAGGTTTGTTTCCGCCTTGTGCAGGGTGTGCAGGAATCTGTTTTTGGAAACCACTCCCCTGTAGACGTTGTTTTCGTCCACCACCGGCACGGGCCAGGTGGCCGAGGCGACCAAGGGCAGGATGTCCTGCATGGAATCGTCTGCCTTCACCGGCGAGACCTCGGGCAGGAAGGCCTGGCTCAGCGGCTTGTCGGGCACGTTGGCTTCCAGACCGTTGCGGATGCCCTCGGAGGACACGATGCCGAGGAAGTGGCGTCTGGTGTCGAGCACGTATCCGTGCTCCCGCTCGCTGCCGCTCAGGATTTCATGAGCGGTGCGGAGGCTGCCCTCCTTGGACAGGACGATGGTCGGGTGAGTGTCGCGGGCGATGTCTCCTGCGGAGATGACGCCCGTGGGGTCCACGCCGCGGAAAAATGCGCGAACATAGTCGTTGGCCGGATTCTGGAGGATTTCGTCCGGGGTGCCCACCTGGACGACCTTGCCGCCTTCCATGATGGCGATGCGGTCGCCTATGCGCAGGGCTTCATCCAGATCGTGGGAGATGAAGACGATGGTTCGCTGGTGCTCCTCCTGGAGCTTGAGCAGTTCATCCTGCATTTCCGTCCGGATGAGCGGGTCCAGCGCGGAGAACGCTTCGTCCATGAGCAGGATTTCCGGGTCCACGGCCAGTCCTCTGGCCAGGCCCACGCGTTGCCGCATGCCGCCGGAGAGCTGGGACGGATACTGGTCCTCCCATCCCGCCAGGCCGACCTGGGCCAGGGCTTCCCTCGCCCGTTCATAGCGTGTGGTCTTGTCTATGCCTGCCAATTCCAGGCCGAAGGCCGCGTTGTTGAGTACTGTCTGGTGCGGCATGAGGGCGAAGGACTGAAAGACCATGCTCATGTTGTGCAGTCGGAATTTGACCAGTTCCTGCGGCGACATGGCGGTGACGTCCTCGCCGTTGACCAGGACTTTGCCAGCCGTGGGTTCGATGAGTCGGTTGAGCATGCGGACCATGGTCGACTTTCCGGAACCGGAGAGGCCCATGATAACGAAAATTTCACCGGACTCGATAGAAAAGGAGGCGTTGTCAACGCCGACAGTCATGCCCGTTTTCTCGAGCACTTCGGACTTGTCGAGTCCTTTCCGGAGCATGGACAGGCCCAATTTCGGCTTGGGGCCGAAAATTTTATAGAGGTTTTCTACGCGAATTTTTTCCATTGTTTCTCCAATAGGTGCGATAAAAGGCCGTTAGCCGCCGGGCGGCAACGGTGCATCGGTTGCTAAGAGGGGGGGAGATGGAAAAAGCTAACTGGGGGGGACCCGCTTTCGCAGGCCGCAAGGGATGGATTCACGGGGTTCGCCGTGAATGGGTGAGATTTTGAAGTCTATAGTATAGTCAGATGGTAGAGACATATTTTGATGCAATATTCCTGTACAACGTAAAAAACCATTGTTGCATGACACAATAAAGGCAAAGGCCAAATTGTTATTGATTTATCATGCTCGAATCACGAGGCGTTACAGTGAATATAGAAGCTAATTCATGAATTTCATACTGTATAAATTAAGAGAAATCTGCGCTGGGAATTGAAAAGTACCTCGGAGTTTTTTATCGTAGGTAAAATGAAACAGCTTGTCAAATCTCAATCTGATGACAAAAAAACAACGAACTCGTCTAGGCTTGCACAGGGATGCATTTCGAATGGAGAAGGCTGGCTTTTGAGGCTGTGCGGAAGGCTGCTTCCGGGCGCGGAAGAGGTGGGGCTCGGCGGATGGAAATCCCTTGGAAAATATGTCTTTACCGGCTGGCGGCGCTGCCATATAGTGTTTAGGTAGCAAAAAACGTGTCCCCTTCATGAGAGACGGAATTCCAATGAATGATTGTAACAATAATGGCGCTGTACATATGAACGAGGTTCTTCGAAAATTCGGTATTGAACACGATCCGGATTGGGTCGCCGTGGTTTTATTTGTTCGCAACCTGCTGACCAAGCTTTCCATCTACTCCTATGAGAAGAAAGCCGAGATCCAGCGCGAAGTGACCAAGGAGCTGGCCAAGCGCGACTTTTCACCGGAGCATTTTGACCAAGTTGTCGCCATGCTCGACATGTATATCATGCAGAACATAGGCACTGTTGAGCTGGAGGATGCGCTGGCGCAGGAAAAGCGTTCGGCCGTCCAGTTGCTCAATGAAATGGATGAGATCATCAATTCCATGCATGGCACCACGGAACGCCAGCAGCGAAGGCTTGACGCTTTCAAGGAGCATACCGTGGGGGTCATCCAGTCCAACTCGGACAAGTCGGTGATCGTGGCCAAGGTGCGGGAGATGTTCACCGAGCTGATCGTGGAGTTCAAGGAAGAGGCCCGGGAGCTTCAGGCCAAGGCTGAAATGCTGGAACGCACGGCCAATTTCGATCCGCTGCTCACCGAATTGCACAACCGGCGCGCCCTGGACGCCTTTCTCAACCAGGCCGTACGGGAGCAGGCCGAGGGAGAGGGGACGCTGTCCATGATGATGATCGACGTGGACTTCTTCAAGCGGGTCAACGACACCCATGGGCACCAGGCCGGCGACGACCTGCTGCGCGCCCTGGCCAGAATCCTGACAGCACACGCCACCCTGTATCAGGGGTTCACGGCCCGCTATGGCGGCGAGGAGCTGGCCCTGGTGGTCAAAAACATGGATCAGACCATCGCCGCCATCAAGGCCGAGGCCATCCGGGCCGGGGTGGAGAGTTACGATTTTCGCATCCGCACCGACGGCAAGTTGTCCAGCCGGGTCGACTTCACAGTTTCCATCGGCGTCGCGCAGTGGCGCGAGGGATGGGATGCTGGGAAGCTCGTCAGCGCCGCAGATGCCGCGCTGTACGAGGCCAAGAACTCCGGCCGGAACAAGGTCTGCGAATACACGGGGAGCTAGGCGCGGCGGCGTTGCCGCCCCAAGCGGTGTGTGTTCCCTTTTTCCCATTAATTGTCATGCCCGATCATTGCCGATTCGTCCTTCTTTGTTGCCTGGCGCTGGTCTGCTGGTGCCGTCCCGCTTTGGCCGCCGAAGTCGTGCTGCTGCATTCCACGGCTGAGCCCGACGCCTGGACCGAGGCCGTGGGGAGCGGACTCCGGCAGGCCCTGGACGGAGTCGCCGAGGTAGGCGAGCTGTATCCCGGCACCCCCCTGGACGATGAGGACCGTATCGCTGGCCGGTTTGATGAAATATCCCGTCGATGGGCGGACCGGCCTGTGGCTGCCGTGGTCACGGATGGCCCTACGGCCTTTGCGTTCATCCGCAAGTACCGGGAAGATCTGTTTGCCGGAGCGCCAGTCGTCTACTGCGGAACGCCCCGCCCGGAACCGGAGTACCTGCGCCAGTGCGGCGAGTGCGCCGGAGTCCCGTTGGAATATGCGGTTCGGGAGACAGTCGATCTTATCTATGCGCTACGCCCGGAAACCTCCCTTGTAGCCGGAATCATGGATGGTTCTCCGAAAAGCGTGCGGTTGCGGCGTCGGCTCGAAGCGGCCATGGCCTTGCGGGGCAGGGAGGCGGCCCTGATCTTTCCTGGTCATGAACCGGGAGACGATAGAGGGCTGGACCCGAGCTCCCTGGCTGACGTGGCCATGGGCATGCCGGGCCTGGGCGTGGTGCTGGTGTTGTCCGTTCAACAGGATAATGCGGGAAATCCGCTATCGGTGTCGCAGGCAGTGAAAATTCTAACAGAAAAGAGTGTGGCGCCGGTCTATGTCCTGTCGCGGGACCTCGTCGGCGCGGGAGCCTTGGGCGGGGTGGTCGTTCGGGGCGAGGACCAGGGGCGGGCCGCCGGGAACCTGGTACGCAGGGCTCTGGTCGGGGAGCGGCTGGGCGAGATGCTGGCCGAGGCCCCCTCTGCCGTGGCGGTGGCGGACCTGTCGGTCATGGCCCGGTTGGGCATGTCGGCGGATGCGCTGCCATCCGGGGCGGAGCGACTCAACGCGCTGCCGACGACAAAAGAGCCCGAGGGACTCTCTCCTGCCGGAGCGGGCGTCGCGTTTCTGGCGGCGGTTGTCCTTGTCCTGGCCTATGTCCTGCTCAGACGGTCAGCAAACGGTAGAGGTGGCCGGCTTCGATGACGGCCATGAGCCCGATCATTATTCCCGCCACATAGATCATGCGCCTGGTTTCGCGCCGTACCTTCAGGCGGATGGCCTCCAGCCGGCTGGCCATGCGGTCCTCGCTGTTTTTAACCCGTATCCAGATCATGCCTTGAACTCCATGCTTGGTTGTCTGACGCACCGAATGCGTTGTCGACCATACCCGACGGCGGGCTGGAATCGAGCGCGCAGGTGACGTCCGTGCGACGGTCGCATGGAATTGTTGTGTGGTTTTCGTGACGCGGCTTCTACCGGAGCATGGCCACGAGGGCGGCCACGCCCCAGAGCAGGGCGCAGCATGCCGAAGTGGTCGGGATCATCCACCATTTGAGGTGGACCCGCCTGCCTCGCAAGGTGAAGGCGGCGCAGCAGGAGAAGAGGCTGAGTACCATCTGGGCGAGCAGGCCGGATACGGCCAAGGCCGGAAGGGCGAAGAGCCAAAAGACGGGGTCTGAAATCCAGGAAACGGTCACGGCGAAGCTGAGGGGATCAGGCCATGATCCATTCGGCCAGGAGAGGAGGCCGTTTCAGCCTGCCGATGTGTTGGAAATGACAGGCCGCAGTCAACTCCACGCCATTCTTGATGATGGAGACCGGTCTGTCCGCAGAGACCACCACCACGACGATGTCCTCATGTTCCGCCGTAAAGCGCAGGGCGGAGTTGAAGCGCGCGCCGCGCGCCCGGTTTTCACCCGGCACGCACCGTCCGTCCATGAGGCAGCCGAAGCCGTGCAGCTTGAGGTCGCGGCCCACGTGCAGCGCGCCATCGAGCTTGGCCAGGGAGCAGGCGAGCTTGAGCTGGCTGGACTCCTGAAGGTCCAGCGGCTTCTCGAAGTGCTGACCTGACATGGTCAGGCGGTCGTGGCTGGTGTCGATGACCAGGGTGCAGCCGTGCTTGCGGTCGCGCACGCGGTTGACCATCAGCGAGACGATCTGCATGAGCGTGTGCTGGTCCGCCATGCTCATGTCGGTTTCCAGGAGCTGCTCCTCCAGTTGGACCAGGTTGGCCCGCAGGTTGGAGGAGTGGAACCGGCCCTCGTAAAAGGTGCAGATGAGCGCGTCCCGGAGCCAGAGAAAGCCGTGGCGTCCGCTGAACTGGGCGGCCAGGTAGGAGCCGGGCATGGGCCCGATGGCTACACCGAGGATGCGTTGCCCGTCAGAGACCAGCACTCGTCCGGATTCCTCCACGGCCTGCAACAGCTTGCGGACGTGCTTGGTGTCCTGGATGCGCGGCTGCTCGGTCTCGGGGAAGCGGCAGACGAAACGCACCGTATCCAGTTGGCTTGGCTCGACTACGACCACGCGGCCGCGCGGCCACTCGCCCTCCTCCTGGGTCTCGGAGACCCCGAGGACAGCGTCCAGGAAGGGGTAGATGCGGATTCGGGTATCCAGCCAACCCTGGCGGGAGCGTTCGTCCACGATGAAGTCGCGCACGGCATGGGTACCACAGTGCTGGAGCACGAACCCGGCGGTGTCCAGGTTCTGCACGTCACACGTGGCGAAATTCTGGGAGAGGAGTCCTGCGGCGTATTCCAGCCAGCGTTTGGTGGGCCCCACGGAGCACATGTCCGGGTGCTCGTCGGTGAACCAGGCCTGATACCGCATGAACCTGGAGTGGGCTTCCAGGGAGATGATGCCCGCCATGTCCAGGCCATCGCCTGCGTTTTCAATGACGTGGATTTCGTTGTGGTTGATGTCCTTGCCGCGCCACTTGTTGGAATAGAGGTAGAAGTCGCGCAGTTTGGGCTGGTGGCCCTCCAGGAGACCGAGCGGGTCGCAGATGCGCGGCGGGGAACCCGCTTCCACGGCGTAGATAAGCGCCACCCGGCTGGGTTGAGAAAAGTGGGTGAGACCATCCCGGAGGCCGTCCAGGATGTGCGAAATACAAATATTCTCAAAGGATGACGAACTCATGCTCACTCCCTGGCTGACCATGGGCCGCAAGCGGCCCCGATGTATGGATGTACCCTTAAAGAGGGAATAAAGTCCAGTCGAGAGCCCTCCGGCACTGCCTGCGTTCGGTGGAAGTGGAGCTTTGTGCAGGAATCGGAAGTTGTTTGCACGCCGGGCTCACCGCGCGTATGGGAAGTTGATGAACTTTGTTGGAGTGGATGGATGCCGAGGCGGGTGGCTGTCATGTCGTGTTGAGGGCCGGGAGGCGGTGTTTGCCGTGCGCCCGGATTTCGAAGCGGTGTGGCGGGAACACGGCGACGCCCGGTTGCTTCTCGTGGACATCCCCATCGGCCTGCCGGGCAGGCTGCATGCCGCGCGCAAGGCCGATGCCGAGGCGCGGCGAGTTTTGGGAAAAAGGCATTCCTGCGTGTTCTCTCCCGGGGTGCGCGAACTCGCTGGATGCGTTACATACAGCGAGGCTTGCAAGGCTAACCGGAAGCTTACCGGTAAGAAGATAAGCAAGCAATATTGGAATATTAAAAATAAGGTTGAGAGCGTCGATTCCTTTTTGTGCGCCACCCCGAGCGCGTTACGGATTGTCCGGGAGGCTCACCCCGAGGTCCTGTTTTCTCTTGCAGGAGGCGGTGTTTCCCTGCCCAACAAGCGGACACGGGACGGACAGGAGGCACGGTTGGCCATCCTGCAAAAATTCATAATGAATATTGAAGGGATAGTGAAAGAATTTCTGCAAAAGTCTCCGAGGAGTACGTTTGGCACGGACGATGCCCTCGATGCGGCCATCCTCGCGGTGGCTGCGCAGGAGAGTAGGGGAAAGCTGCGCTCTCTGCCGGATCCGCCCGAACAGGACGACCTCGGCCTGCCCATGGCCATCTGGTATCACGATTTTTCTTCAGCCCCATGAGGTGACCACAATGCAATGCAACTTTCGAAATCCGATCCTCGCCCCAGGGCGCGTCCTGACGCTTCTGGCCCTTGCCCTGGCCCTGGGAGCCTGCGCCAGGCACGTGGAGCACCCGCCCCTTGAGGTGACCTTCCTGCCCCAGCGCGGTGATTTTCTCTCCAACGGGGGTGATCAACTCTCCCTGGAAGAGATCACAGCAATGGCAAAGGGTAAGGACTACATCCTCATCGGCGAAGGGCACACCAACGGCTGTGACCACAATATACAGCAACGCGTTCTCGCCGCCCTGGCCGCCTCGGATGCGCCGCCGGCGGTGGGCCTTGAGATGGTGAGCGTGGACATGCAGCCCGTGCTCAACGATTTCTGCAAGGGACAGGTGGAAGTGGATGGCCTGGAGGAGGAACTGCAATGGAGCACAAGGTGGGGATACCCGTTTTCCCTGTTCCGGGGGCTGTTTGAGCTCGCTCAGCGCCACAGTCTGCCGGTGGCAGGGCTCAATGTTCCCACCCAGGTGACGCGCAAGATCGCGCGGGAGGGCATGGACGCCCTGACCGACGAGGAGCGGGCCTTTCTTCCGTCCGAAATCGTGCCTCCTTCCAATGACCAGGTGGCGTTTCTCGATGAAGTCTTTGCTCAGCACGAGGCTCGGAATGCCGCAGACCCGGTCCAGCGGGAGCGGTTTCACCTGGTCCAGTCCATCTGGGACTCGAAGATGGCCGAGGAAGCGGTCCGGCTTCGCAAGCAATACGAGTGGCCCGTGCTGGTCATCGCCGGGGGCGGCCACGTGGAGAACGGCTGGGGCATTGCCCGGCGCATCCGCCGTTTTGATCCCGGTGCCCGCATCTTGATTATCATGCCGTGGCGTGGCGGCGAGTTCGACGGCAAGAGCGGCGACGCACTGTTCTATTGTCCGGAAAGCTATGAATCCCGCATGGGTGCATTGCTCACGGCTACAGGCTACGGCGGGCTGCTGGTGGAGCGGGTCCAGCGGGAATCCCGTGCGGACAAGGCCGGGTTGCGGCCCGGCGACGTGCTGCTCGAGGCGGGCGGTGTGCAGTTGGACCATCTCTTTGACCTGCACATGGCAGGGTTCAAGGTGCATGAAAAGAACGCGGAATTGGTTTTCACGGTCCGGCGCGGGAGAGAGTCCTTTCCCGTGAGCGTGGGCAAGCTGGGACAGCGCAGTCCCGGTTCCGCTTCGGCCAAGCATCCGGCATCCGGCCCTGTCGATAAGAAAAATGATACTGGAAAGGAAGACAAGTAAATGCGCGCGATATCAACTCTTTTGTTTGGATGGCTGCTGCTTTGCCACCCGGCCATGGCCCATAATCTGGCCTCTCTTCTGCCCAAGTCGGCGGGTGATTTGAGTCGGGTGGAGCTGGTTACGGGAGAAGCGGCGCAGGAGGCGGTGGACAAGCTCCACGGCAAGCATCTGCCCGCACAGGAGAGTGCCATGGCCCGCTATGCCCGGCCCGGGCAATCGGCGCATCCTGCAGAGGTGTGGGTCTCGCGGGTGGAATCCGAACAGGAAGCGCGCCGCCAGACCGGGCAGATGGTCCATCTCATGTTCGAGAATCCCAAGTCGCCGTTCAAGCACCCTAAGCGCGTTGATCATAACGGGATACCGGTCTATCGCTTCGAGGGCATGGGCATGGTTCATCTGATTTGGTACAAGGGTGACCATGTCTGGTGGGTCAGCGCGGCTCCCGCCGCCGAACAGGCTTTGCTGGAGACGCTCTGTCGCTGAGCGGAGGCCATGAGATTTGACATCGGGACGGCGGACAGCTAATGGCGGAATAAGTCAAAAAGCGAGGTGACGGCATGAAACGGGTATTCTTGATGTTGGTTGCGGCGTTGGTGCTCTGCACGGCGTCCACGGCACTGGCCGAGGGCGACTCAATTCTGTCCGAGATCCGGGGCGGCATCTACGCGCATGACATCAGCTTCTGGAGCTTTCACCGTGAGGACGGGCCCGACGTCAACGCGGAGCTGCTTTTCGTCTCCCCCGAATTCCTCAAGGTGTTGTGGGCTCCGCGTCCCCACGTCGGCGTGACCATCAACACCGCGGGCGACACCTCCCACGCCTACGGCGGCCTGACCTGGGAATACGACCTGCCTGCCGGATTCTTCGTGGACGGCAGCCTCGGCCTCTCCGCGCACAACGGCCACCTCGACACAGACAACAGCAAGCGCAAGTCTCTGGGCTCGCCCGTGCTCTTCCGCGTGGGCGCCGCGCTCGGTTACAACTTTACGGAAAGGTGGAACGTCTCCGTTCAGTACGAACACATGTCCAACGCCTACATCGCCAACCCCAACGAGGGGATGGACAACGTGGGGTTGCGTCTGGGCTACCGTTTCTAGTCCCTGGTATGCGTCGGGTGCGCGAGTTTCCGCGTCATTTGCTCCACGCATTGTTTCTTTTCTCCACCCCGGTTTTCGGGTAGTTGAGGGACATGCCTGAACTGCCCGAAGTGGAAGTCATCGCCCGGGGCCTCAACGCCACCCTGTGCGGACGGACCATCCGTTCCGTGGACCACCTGGACCTCACCCGCCAGAGCGATCCGGCGGAGGTGCTCTGTTCCCGTCTGCCGGGCCGGACCGTTGTGCGCGTCTACCGCCGGGCCAAGGTCTTGCTGGTGGAGCTCTCGGATGGCGTGACCCTGGCCTTTCATCTAAAGATGACCGGACGGGTCGTGCACGGTCCCATGCGGAAGCCGGGCAGGCATGACCGACTGTTCCTGGCGCTGGACGACGGTTCGCTGCTCTCCTTTGCGGACATGCGGCGGTTCGGCTATGTGCGCGCCATGACGGCAGGTGAGCTGGCGGAGTGGGGTTTTTTGCTGCGTTGCGGCCCGGAGCCGCTGGAGACCGCACCAGAGGTGCTGGCCGATCGCATCGCCGGGCGGAAGTCCGCCATCAAGGCGTTGTTGCTTAACCAGAGCGTGGTGGCGGGTGTGGGCAACATTTATGCGGATGAGTCCCTGTACCGGGCGGGCATCCACCCGCAGGCCAGGGCGGACCGCCTCAGCCGGGGGCGCGCCTTGAAGCTCTTTACGGAACTCCAGGCGGTGCTGCGCCAGGCCATTAGCGAGAACGGCAGTTCCATCCGCGATTACGTCAACGCCAGCGGTGACGCCGGAGCGTTCCAGAACAGCTTCAACGTGTACGGCAAGGGCGGCGGCAAGTGCCCGGAGTGTGGCGCGCCATTACAGACCGAAAAGGTGGCCGGTCGAACTTCCACCTTCTGTCCTCGTTGCCAGAAGCGGTAGGCAGGTGAATATAGTGTCTACATGGCAGCCCGGGTTGTCTGTCAGGCCAACAAAGAGAGGACCCGCGCCGCATGCGCAGCAAGGGGATGCAAGGGCGCTAGTCCTGTCGCTGCTGTCGGTATCTCTAAGACCGAACAAGTTCGGCCTAAGATCTGCCGCCCGCCGGAGGCGAAATCACCTGAAGATAGGCGCGAAACGGCCATCCTCTTCGGATTTTGCCACACCACAAGCTGCCGATGGAACTCCTGCTAGGATCGGAGGCCGGGCTTTACACCCCCTGCCGCCAGCCAATATGTTCATGCACCCCTGAAAAAAGTCCCGAGAGATGCCGGGGAGTTGCCAATTTTCTGCATAAGCACTAGAGAAAGTCTGGAACAACAGGTGGCCCCGAACCGGGGATTTGGGCAATCGGAAAGCTACCGGATGGTGTGATGAACAAGCACGGAAAGGCCATAGCCAGCAACGCCGCCGTTGTGGCGGGAGCGACCCTGATTTCCCGGATACTGGGATTCGTCAGGGACGTCATCGTGGCCTTCGCTTTGGGCGCGGGGCTCTTTGCCGACGCCTTTTTCGTGGCCTTCCGCATTCCCAACCTGCTGCGGCGGCTGTTCGGTGAGGGCTCGCTGACCATGGCCTTCATTCCGGTCTATTCACGTATTCGGGAAGAGGAGGGCGAAGAGGCGGCCCAGGCCATGGCTCGTTCGGCCATGATCTGGCTCGGGGTGATCCTGACGGGCATCACCGTGCTGGTCGAGCTGCTGGCGAGTCCGCTGACCATGGCTATCGCCCCCGGCTTCACCAAGAACCCGGAGCAGTTCCGGGTCACGGTGGATCTGGTCCGCATCTGCTTCCCCTACGCCATCTTTATCTGCTCCGTGGCCCTGTGCATGGGTATCCTTAACTCGCGCAACCATTTCCTGGCCCCGGCCCTGGCCCCCACGGTGCTCAATGTGGCTCTGATCGGCTCGGCCCTGACCGGCTACTTCCTCGGCTGGAACGTGGCCTACGCCATGGCCTGGGGCGTACTGCTCGGCGGCGTGGGCCAGTGGCTGCTGCAACAGCCCTTTTTGCGCCGCACCGGCTTTACCTGGCGCGGCGCGTGGTCCTGGCGCAACAAGGGAGTGGCCCGGATGGGGCTGCTCATGCTGCCTACGGTCTTCGGGGCCGCAGTCTACCAGATCAATATTCTGCTCTCCACGCTCCTGGCCTCGTTCCTGCCAGTGGGCTCGGTCTCCTACCTTTATTACGCGGACAGGCTGGTCCAGTTTCCCCTCGGGGTATTCGGCATCGCGGTTTCCACTGCGGCCCTGCCCAGCCTGGCCAAGCTGGCCGCCCGGCGCGAGATGGAGGAATTCGACTCGGCCCTTTCCGCCTCCCTGGGGCTGACGCTGTTCATCGCTCTGCCGTCCGCTGCCGGACTTATCGCCCTGGCTTCGCCGGTCATCGCATTGCTTTTCGAGCGTGGGGCATTCTCGCCCGAGGCCGTATCAGCCACGGCATCGGCCCTGGTTGCTTACAGCGCGGGGCTGCCCTTCATCGCCCTGTCGCGTCCCCTCGTGGCGGCGTTCTACGCCCTGGAGGACACCCGTACACCGGTGAAGATCGCTGCGGTCTGCCTGGTGGCCAACGTGGGGTTGGGAGTCTGGCTCATGCAGCCCATGGCCCATGTGGGGCTCGCCCTGGCCGTAAGCTTTTCCTCGCTGCTCAACTTCGTGCTGCTGTTCGTCCTGCTCTCGCGCAAGCGGGGCGGCCGGGTCATGTCTTTCGCGTCCTGCATCAAATCACTGGTTCTCAGTGCGGGCGTCGGAGTAGGCGCGTGGTTCACGGCATCCCTGCACCCGTGGTGGCTGCTGCTTATTCCGGGCTGGGTGGTCCTGTATATAGCCGGCGGTTCCCTCTTGCGCATGGAAGAGGCGCGCCTGTTCACCGCCGCGCTCGGTTCGCGGCTGCGCAGGCGCAGGGAGGGCAAGGCGTGACCGGAGTCGATACCAAGGCCGTGCTGGAACGGCGTGAGTTTTTTCCCCGAGGCATGATTCAGCCGGAGGGCGGTTATCGCTTTTCCCTGGACTCGCTGCTCCTGGCCTGCTTCGCCCGGCCTGGACGTCGGCACGTGGGCGTGGACCTGGGCTGCGGCTGCGGCGTCGTCGGTCTGGCCTTGCTCCTGCGCGAGCCGGGGGTGACCGTTACTGGCGTTGAAATCGACACCCAGTCCATCGAGGCGGCAGCGGCTAATGCCGATAGCTTGCTCCTTTCCGGTAAGTTTTCGGTAATGCAGGGTGACGTGGGCTCATGGAGGCCGGAGAAGGTGGTGGATTTCGTGGTGGCCAACCCGCCATACCGTGAGCTGGGGCGGGGTAGGGTGAGTCGTGGCGACAGCCGTGCGACCGCT encodes the following:
- a CDS encoding acyloxyacyl hydrolase, with protein sequence MKRVFLMLVAALVLCTASTALAEGDSILSEIRGGIYAHDISFWSFHREDGPDVNAELLFVSPEFLKVLWAPRPHVGVTINTAGDTSHAYGGLTWEYDLPAGFFVDGSLGLSAHNGHLDTDNSKRKSLGSPVLFRVGAALGYNFTERWNVSVQYEHMSNAYIANPNEGMDNVGLRLGYRF
- the mutM gene encoding bifunctional DNA-formamidopyrimidine glycosylase/DNA-(apurinic or apyrimidinic site) lyase; amino-acid sequence: MPELPEVEVIARGLNATLCGRTIRSVDHLDLTRQSDPAEVLCSRLPGRTVVRVYRRAKVLLVELSDGVTLAFHLKMTGRVVHGPMRKPGRHDRLFLALDDGSLLSFADMRRFGYVRAMTAGELAEWGFLLRCGPEPLETAPEVLADRIAGRKSAIKALLLNQSVVAGVGNIYADESLYRAGIHPQARADRLSRGRALKLFTELQAVLRQAISENGSSIRDYVNASGDAGAFQNSFNVYGKGGGKCPECGAPLQTEKVAGRTSTFCPRCQKR
- the murJ gene encoding murein biosynthesis integral membrane protein MurJ, translated to MNKHGKAIASNAAVVAGATLISRILGFVRDVIVAFALGAGLFADAFFVAFRIPNLLRRLFGEGSLTMAFIPVYSRIREEEGEEAAQAMARSAMIWLGVILTGITVLVELLASPLTMAIAPGFTKNPEQFRVTVDLVRICFPYAIFICSVALCMGILNSRNHFLAPALAPTVLNVALIGSALTGYFLGWNVAYAMAWGVLLGGVGQWLLQQPFLRRTGFTWRGAWSWRNKGVARMGLLMLPTVFGAAVYQINILLSTLLASFLPVGSVSYLYYADRLVQFPLGVFGIAVSTAALPSLAKLAARREMEEFDSALSASLGLTLFIALPSAAGLIALASPVIALLFERGAFSPEAVSATASALVAYSAGLPFIALSRPLVAAFYALEDTRTPVKIAAVCLVANVGLGVWLMQPMAHVGLALAVSFSSLLNFVLLFVLLSRKRGGRVMSFASCIKSLVLSAGVGVGAWFTASLHPWWLLLIPGWVVLYIAGGSLLRMEEARLFTAALGSRLRRRREGKA
- a CDS encoding tRNA1(Val) (adenine(37)-N6)-methyltransferase, with the translated sequence MTGVDTKAVLERREFFPRGMIQPEGGYRFSLDSLLLACFARPGRRHVGVDLGCGCGVVGLALLLREPGVTVTGVEIDTQSIEAAAANADSLLLSGKFSVMQGDVGSWRPEKVVDFVVANPPYRELGRGRVSRGDSRATARFEDRGSFAGFARCAAVALKTRGKFSFVHIPERLPALMAALHANGLEPKRMRLVHGRVDEPARMVLMETVKAGGSGLKVEAPLILHEGRGKETRLTREVIEFCPFLDCNPGTEETA